Proteins from a genomic interval of Alosa alosa isolate M-15738 ecotype Scorff River chromosome 8, AALO_Geno_1.1, whole genome shotgun sequence:
- the LOC125299628 gene encoding chloride intracellular channel protein 5-like isoform X2: protein MTEPAPTNGGGAPDIELFVKAGIDGESIGNCPFSQRLFMILWLKGVVFNVTTVDLKRKPADLHNLAPGTHPPFLTYNGEVKTDINKIEEFLEEVLAPPSYPKLAAKNRESNTAGIDIFAKFSAYIKNTKAEANKGLEKNLTKALKKLDDYLNSALPDEIDANSMDDERASLRKFLDGNELTLADCNLLPKLHIVKVVAKKYRNFNIPTEMSGVWRYLNSAYSRDEFTNTCPADNEIEMAYQDVSKRLAK, encoded by the exons ATGACTGAACCAGCTCCCACCAATGGTGGGGGCGCCCCAGATATTGAGTTATTTGTGAAG GCGGGCATTGACGGGGAGAGCATCGGGAACTGCCCATTCTCCCAGCGCCTCTTCATGATCCTGTGGCTCAAGGGCGTGGTCTTCAACGTCACCACAGTCGACCTGAAGAG AAAGCCAGCTGACCTTCACAACCTGGCCCCAGGCACCCACCCTCCCTTCCTCACCTATAACGGCGAGGTGAAGACCGACATCAACAAGATCGAGGAATTTCTAGAGGAGGTCCTAGCGCCACCTAG TTACCCCAAACTTGCTGCTAAAAACAGGGAATCCAACACTGCAGGCATCGACATCTTTGCCAAGTTCTCTGCCTACATCAAGAACACAAAAGCAGAGGCCAATAAAG GTCTAGAGAAGAACCTCACCAAGGCGTTGAAGAAGCTGGACGATTACCTCAACAGTGCCCTGCCAGACGAGATCGATGCGAACAGTATGGATGATGAGCGGGCCTCCTTACGCAAGTTCCTGGACGGCAACGAGCTGACCCTGGCGGACTGTAACCTGCTGCCCAAGCTGCACATAGTAAAG GTTGTGGCCAAGAAGTACCGCAACTTCAACATCCCCACCGAAATGAGCGGCGTGTGGCGTTACCTGAACAGCGCCTACAGCCGGGACGAGTTTACCAACACCTGCCCCGCCGACAATGAGATTGAAATGGCCTACCAGGACGTGTCCAAGAGGCTGGCCAAGtaa
- the LOC125299628 gene encoding chloride intracellular channel protein 5-like isoform X1 produces the protein MDKNGENVYEVVKEENAYEKPDSPTEPKYENQGAIYENAAEVKDAIYSEVEVHAPEAAERSSPDYMNTRKSPEEQPRAKGDASSSSSSEDEEKTEAQPEVSLAQEEAVPMEVNGEAETSRRSSTSSSSSSESGGDPCDDPPQSPLYEDNVEDGMCMAYTRPDDSSPEPEEIVDYSLKPVETSEVEETKVVDPNQPDIALFVKAGIDGESIGNCPFSQRLFMILWLKGVVFNVTTVDLKRKPADLHNLAPGTHPPFLTYNGEVKTDINKIEEFLEEVLAPPSYPKLAAKNRESNTAGIDIFAKFSAYIKNTKAEANKGLEKNLTKALKKLDDYLNSALPDEIDANSMDDERASLRKFLDGNELTLADCNLLPKLHIVKVVAKKYRNFNIPTEMSGVWRYLNSAYSRDEFTNTCPADNEIEMAYQDVSKRLAK, from the exons ATGGACAAAAACGGAGAAAATGTTTATGAGGTGGTTAAAGAAGAAAACGCTTATGAAAAACCTGACTCCCCAACAGAACCAAAATATGAGAACCAAGGTGCAATTTATGAGAATGCAGCTGAAGTTAAAGACGCGATTTACAGTGAGGTTGAAGTTCATGCTCCAGAGGCAGCCGAGCGTTCATCACCAGACTACATGAACACACGTAAGAGTCCCGAAGAACAGCCACGCGCGAAAGGAGATGCCAGCAGCAGTTCGTCGAGCGAAGATGAGGAGAAAACCGAGGCCCAACCGGAGGTATCCCTAGCTCAAGAAGAAGCTGTTCCTATGGAAGTTAATGGAGAGGCAGAAACCTCACGACGCTCCTCcacatcttcctcctcctcctccgagtCCGGTGGAGACCCATGCGACGACCCACCCCAATCACCGCTTTACGAGGACAATGTAGAAGATGGCATGTGCATGGCCTACACGCGACCAGATGATTCATCTCCGGAACCAGAGGAAATTGTCGATTACAGCCTAAAACCAGTAGAAACTTCAGAAGTCGAGGAGACCAAAGTTGTTGATCCAAACCAGCCCGATATCGCGCTTTTTGTGAAG GCGGGCATTGACGGGGAGAGCATCGGGAACTGCCCATTCTCCCAGCGCCTCTTCATGATCCTGTGGCTCAAGGGCGTGGTCTTCAACGTCACCACAGTCGACCTGAAGAG AAAGCCAGCTGACCTTCACAACCTGGCCCCAGGCACCCACCCTCCCTTCCTCACCTATAACGGCGAGGTGAAGACCGACATCAACAAGATCGAGGAATTTCTAGAGGAGGTCCTAGCGCCACCTAG TTACCCCAAACTTGCTGCTAAAAACAGGGAATCCAACACTGCAGGCATCGACATCTTTGCCAAGTTCTCTGCCTACATCAAGAACACAAAAGCAGAGGCCAATAAAG GTCTAGAGAAGAACCTCACCAAGGCGTTGAAGAAGCTGGACGATTACCTCAACAGTGCCCTGCCAGACGAGATCGATGCGAACAGTATGGATGATGAGCGGGCCTCCTTACGCAAGTTCCTGGACGGCAACGAGCTGACCCTGGCGGACTGTAACCTGCTGCCCAAGCTGCACATAGTAAAG GTTGTGGCCAAGAAGTACCGCAACTTCAACATCCCCACCGAAATGAGCGGCGTGTGGCGTTACCTGAACAGCGCCTACAGCCGGGACGAGTTTACCAACACCTGCCCCGCCGACAATGAGATTGAAATGGCCTACCAGGACGTGTCCAAGAGGCTGGCCAAGtaa